A region of Rhizobium sp. CCGE531 DNA encodes the following proteins:
- the nodB gene encoding chitooligosaccharide deacetylase NodB: MTQLDCLYEMPNACDDATDRPSIYLTFDDGPHPFCTPEILDVLAQHQAPATFFVIGTYAAERPKLIQRMIAEGHKVANHTMTHPDLSNCGPGEIEHEISEASRAIKTACPQASVQYMRAPYGSWTQDVLSVSASAGLAAVHWSVDPRDWSRPGVDAIVDAVLASIRPGAIVLLHDGCPPSEAKPSVDSSLRRHTIMALSRIIPVVRDRGFLIRSLPQHH, translated from the coding sequence ATGACGCAACTCGATTGCTTATACGAAATGCCCAATGCGTGCGATGACGCCACCGACCGGCCGAGCATCTATCTGACATTTGACGACGGACCTCATCCCTTCTGTACGCCTGAGATTCTAGACGTGCTGGCGCAACATCAGGCGCCCGCAACCTTCTTCGTTATCGGAACTTACGCAGCCGAGCGGCCGAAACTCATCCAACGAATGATCGCCGAAGGGCACAAGGTCGCCAATCACACGATGACCCATCCGGACCTGTCCAATTGCGGTCCCGGCGAAATAGAACATGAGATATCTGAGGCGAGCAGGGCTATCAAGACTGCATGCCCGCAGGCGTCGGTGCAATATATGCGCGCTCCCTACGGGAGCTGGACCCAAGACGTTCTTTCCGTGTCGGCGAGCGCAGGGCTGGCGGCCGTCCATTGGTCTGTGGACCCGCGAGACTGGTCTCGTCCTGGCGTCGATGCCATTGTCGATGCAGTGCTCGCCTCTATCCGTCCCGGGGCAATCGTTCTGTTGCACGACGGATGCCCTCCAAGCGAGGCGAAGCCGAGCGTAGATAGCAGTCTGCGCCGTCATACCATCATGGCACTCTCTCGCATCATCCCAGTCGTGCGCGACCGCGGATTTTTAATCCGCTCGCTTCCTCAACATCACTGA
- the nodC gene encoding chitooligosaccharide synthase NodC, with protein MNLLDATSTAAISLYAMLSTAYKSMQVVYARPIEEPSTSAEPIASAQWPSVDVIIPSFNEDPGTLWDCLESIAQQEYAGDLNVYVVDDGSSNRDAITPVHTAFARDPRFTFILLRENVGKRKAQIAAIRRSSGDLVLNVDSDTILAPDVVVKLALKMQDPAVGAAMGQLAASNRHETWLTRLIDMEYWLACNEERAAQARFGAVMCCCGPCAMYRRTALTMLLDQYETQMFRGKRSDFGEDRHLTILMLKAGFRTEYVPTAIAATVVPNKLRPYLRQQLRWARSTFRDTLLAMNLLPGLDRFLTLDVIGQNLGPLLLALSVLTGLAQFALTGTVPWWTCLMIASMTMIRCSVAAVRARQFRFIGFSLHTFINIFFLLPLKAYALCTLSNSDWLSRGSAAKATGKGGKLDAIQDPVAASSPRESQENEAPLRRHNLARDATRSMAYDGICTDQ; from the coding sequence ATGAATCTGCTCGACGCAACCAGCACTGCCGCTATCTCGCTTTATGCGATGCTCTCGACGGCTTATAAAAGCATGCAGGTCGTTTATGCTCGGCCAATCGAGGAGCCATCGACCTCTGCAGAGCCCATCGCTTCGGCGCAATGGCCGAGCGTCGATGTCATCATACCCTCCTTCAATGAGGATCCGGGCACACTCTGGGACTGCCTGGAGTCCATCGCGCAGCAAGAATACGCTGGGGATTTGAATGTCTATGTGGTTGATGACGGTTCCAGCAATCGCGACGCCATCACGCCCGTCCACACGGCGTTTGCACGCGATCCAAGATTCACATTCATTCTGCTCAGGGAGAATGTTGGAAAGCGCAAGGCGCAGATAGCAGCGATACGCCGTTCCTCTGGGGATTTGGTCCTCAACGTCGACTCCGACACCATTCTCGCCCCAGACGTCGTCGTGAAACTTGCACTCAAGATGCAAGATCCGGCAGTTGGCGCGGCTATGGGCCAGCTTGCCGCCAGCAACCGCCACGAGACCTGGTTGACCCGTTTGATCGACATGGAATACTGGCTGGCCTGTAATGAGGAGCGCGCGGCACAGGCTCGTTTCGGTGCTGTCATGTGCTGCTGTGGCCCATGCGCCATGTACCGCCGGACTGCGCTTACCATGCTACTCGACCAGTACGAAACGCAAATGTTCCGGGGAAAGCGAAGCGATTTCGGCGAAGATCGTCATCTTACGATTCTCATGTTGAAGGCCGGATTTCGAACCGAATATGTTCCAACCGCCATCGCGGCAACTGTTGTTCCAAACAAGCTGCGCCCTTATCTGCGTCAACAACTTCGCTGGGCACGCAGCACTTTCCGTGACACGTTGCTTGCAATGAACCTTCTGCCTGGTCTTGACCGTTTTCTCACGTTGGACGTCATTGGTCAGAACCTCGGACCGCTCTTGCTCGCCCTATCGGTGCTAACCGGACTAGCGCAGTTCGCGCTCACCGGGACCGTGCCCTGGTGGACATGCCTGATGATCGCATCGATGACCATGATCCGCTGCAGCGTCGCAGCGGTTCGTGCTCGCCAATTTCGATTTATCGGCTTCTCCCTGCATACCTTCATCAACATCTTTTTCCTGCTGCCCTTGAAGGCCTACGCGCTCTGTACGTTGAGCAATAGCGATTGGCTGTCGCGCGGCTCTGCTGCCAAGGCAACAGGCAAGGGTGGAAAGCTGGACGCCATCCAAGACCCGGTTGCTGCATCAAGCCCGAGAGAATCGCAAGAAAATGAAGCTCCGCTTCGCCGGCACAATCTTGCGAGAGATGCTACCAGATCGATGGCATATGACGGCATTTGCACCGACCAGTAA
- the nodS gene encoding nodulation methyltransferase NodS has product MKLRFAGTILREMLPDRWHMTAFAPTSNDRSIKVDGMKTHDNYQLLNRELAADDPWRLDGNPFERKRHAQMLLLSLAQGPIANALEVGCAAGAFTEKLAPHCQRLTVIDVVPEAIDRTRRRMNKPAHISWVVSDVQQFSSEELFDLIVVAEVLYYLGDIAEMRMAVGNLLRMLAPGGHLVFGSARDANCQRWGHVTGAETVIAILTEMLVEVERLELQGDSDNEDCLLVRFRNPVSSS; this is encoded by the coding sequence ATGAAGCTCCGCTTCGCCGGCACAATCTTGCGAGAGATGCTACCAGATCGATGGCATATGACGGCATTTGCACCGACCAGTAATGATCGCTCTATCAAGGTAGACGGCATGAAAACGCACGACAATTATCAACTTTTAAATCGCGAACTGGCTGCAGATGATCCGTGGCGCCTCGACGGAAATCCGTTCGAACGCAAGCGTCACGCGCAAATGCTCCTGCTGTCGCTTGCCCAGGGGCCCATCGCAAATGCACTCGAAGTCGGGTGTGCGGCCGGCGCCTTCACGGAAAAACTGGCGCCCCATTGCCAGCGCCTCACCGTTATCGATGTCGTGCCAGAAGCGATTGATCGAACACGCCGGCGCATGAACAAGCCGGCACATATCAGCTGGGTTGTCTCAGACGTACAACAGTTTTCCTCTGAAGAGCTTTTCGATCTGATCGTGGTTGCAGAAGTTCTTTATTACCTCGGAGACATTGCCGAGATGCGAATGGCAGTTGGGAACCTGCTTCGCATGCTTGCGCCGGGCGGGCATCTGGTCTTCGGCTCGGCTCGCGATGCGAACTGCCAGCGCTGGGGTCATGTTACCGGCGCTGAGACGGTCATTGCCATTCTCACCGAAATGTTGGTCGAGGTAGAGCGTCTTGAGTTACAGGGGGACTCGGACAACGAAGACTGCTTGCTCGTCCGTTTCCGCAATCCGGTTTCCTCTTCCTAA
- the nodU gene encoding nodulation protein NodU gives MRICGIKLTHDGAIALIEDGRLVFCIEQEKQDNNRRYQTIDNLDAIVTALAEHGLNPSDVDQFVIDGWDGEIESRFQVLSGAAPVTLTGAPYVERHPDGLLDSLDGSGLILDDRVLSYKSYPHVTGHVASAYCTSPFAKAGEAAFCLVWGGCIFPRLYHVDGHGARFLESLFPMIGQAYAAAGHYFGPYKQPSRAGWDLGVAGKLMAYIALGSIDEDIVAVFEELYEEHFSGDAERACRYRANINDAESSLIAVHDFFDASVVRLEDKAPENVLASFHSFLELLLVREMALAMQRHSLPGPRNLCIAGGCGLNIKWNSALRETGLFDAVWVPPFPNDSGSAIGAACSAMAAHEGFVPLEWSVYSGPALKNGDAPPGWEAAPCSILELATILASNKPVVFLAGRAELGPRALGGRSILAAATSPQMKDYLNEVKFREHFRPVAPICLEDLAPDIFSPGTPDPYMLFDHQTRPEWKDKIPAVVHLDGSARLQTISRSSEHAVTELLIEYEKLTGIPLLCNTSANLHGRGFFPDAAAACEWGRIDHVWCNGVLFTKERVAELAPVGVADNMKMSTCPR, from the coding sequence ATGCGCATCTGTGGTATAAAGCTGACCCATGACGGGGCGATCGCCCTTATCGAGGACGGACGGCTAGTCTTCTGCATTGAGCAGGAGAAGCAAGACAACAATCGCCGATACCAAACCATCGACAATCTCGACGCAATTGTCACCGCGTTGGCGGAACACGGTCTTAATCCAAGCGACGTCGATCAGTTCGTCATCGACGGATGGGATGGTGAGATCGAGTCGCGTTTCCAGGTCCTCAGCGGCGCGGCTCCCGTCACTCTCACGGGGGCGCCCTACGTTGAACGCCACCCCGACGGTCTTCTCGATTCGCTCGACGGCTCCGGCCTTATTCTCGACGACCGGGTTCTTTCTTATAAGAGCTATCCGCATGTTACCGGCCATGTGGCCTCCGCATACTGCACCAGTCCATTCGCCAAGGCTGGTGAAGCCGCGTTCTGCCTGGTATGGGGTGGCTGCATCTTCCCGCGCCTCTATCACGTCGATGGCCACGGAGCGCGGTTCCTTGAGTCCTTATTCCCGATGATAGGGCAAGCTTACGCTGCCGCGGGCCATTACTTCGGGCCATATAAGCAGCCAAGCCGCGCGGGCTGGGACCTCGGTGTCGCCGGCAAGCTGATGGCCTATATCGCGCTTGGCTCGATTGATGAAGACATCGTCGCGGTGTTCGAAGAGCTCTACGAGGAGCACTTTTCAGGCGATGCCGAGCGAGCCTGTCGCTATCGCGCAAACATCAACGACGCTGAATCTTCCCTTATAGCCGTACATGACTTCTTCGATGCCAGCGTGGTCCGATTGGAGGATAAGGCGCCCGAAAACGTGCTTGCATCATTCCATTCTTTCCTGGAGCTTCTCTTAGTCCGTGAAATGGCGCTTGCCATGCAGCGCCACTCACTGCCAGGGCCGCGTAATTTATGCATAGCCGGCGGCTGTGGTCTCAACATCAAATGGAACAGTGCACTGCGCGAGACGGGCCTGTTCGATGCCGTCTGGGTTCCGCCATTTCCGAACGACAGTGGTTCTGCAATCGGTGCCGCCTGCAGCGCCATGGCGGCGCATGAAGGCTTTGTGCCGCTGGAGTGGTCGGTCTACAGCGGCCCGGCTTTGAAAAACGGCGATGCGCCGCCCGGATGGGAGGCTGCCCCGTGCAGCATATTAGAACTCGCCACGATCCTCGCCAGCAATAAGCCCGTTGTCTTTCTTGCCGGGCGCGCCGAGCTCGGACCCCGGGCGCTCGGAGGCAGAAGCATTCTCGCAGCCGCGACGTCGCCGCAAATGAAAGACTATCTCAACGAAGTCAAATTTCGCGAACACTTCCGGCCGGTGGCGCCAATATGCCTGGAGGACCTCGCGCCGGATATATTCAGTCCCGGAACGCCCGATCCCTACATGCTGTTCGACCACCAGACGCGCCCGGAGTGGAAGGACAAGATTCCCGCTGTCGTCCATCTCGACGGATCTGCACGTTTGCAAACCATTTCCAGGAGCTCTGAACACGCAGTTACCGAACTCCTCATCGAGTATGAAAAACTCACAGGCATTCCGCTGCTTTGCAACACGAGTGCCAACCTCCATGGACGGGGCTTCTTCCCGGATGCTGCCGCAGCCTGCGAATGGGGACGCATCGACCATGTATGGTGCAACGGCGTGCTCTTCACCAAGGAGCGGGTCGCCGAATTGGCGCCAGTTGGCGTCGCAGACAACATGAAGATGAGCACATGTCCACGGTAG
- the nodI gene encoding nodulation factor ABC transporter ATP-binding protein NodI: MSTVAIELAGVTKSYGERTVVDGLSFSVGAGECFGLLGPNGAGKSTIARMVLGMTLPDSGKISVLGVPVPARARLARRRIGVVPQFDNLDAEFTVRENLVVFGRYFGMSTREVEKVIPSLLEFARLESKAHARVSELSGGMKRRLTLARALINDPQLLVMDEPTTGLDPHARHLIWERLRALLARGKTIILTTHFMEEAERLCDRLCVIEKGRIIAEGRPHALVDEQIGCQVIEIYGGNPHELHSAIRPYAQRFEVSGETLFCYASDPEPVLAQLRGRTGLRLLQRPPNLEDVFLRLTGREMEK, translated from the coding sequence ATGTCCACGGTAGCAATCGAACTTGCCGGTGTCACGAAGTCTTACGGCGAAAGGACCGTCGTCGACGGGCTGTCGTTTTCCGTTGGAGCGGGAGAATGCTTTGGCCTGCTCGGGCCGAACGGCGCGGGAAAAAGCACAATCGCGCGAATGGTTCTCGGCATGACTCTTCCTGATTCCGGCAAGATCAGCGTGCTCGGTGTACCCGTGCCGGCGCGCGCCCGCTTGGCACGCAGGCGCATCGGCGTCGTCCCTCAGTTCGACAACCTCGACGCCGAATTCACTGTGCGCGAAAATCTTGTGGTGTTCGGACGCTATTTCGGCATGAGCACACGCGAGGTCGAAAAGGTTATCCCGTCACTGCTCGAGTTCGCGCGCCTTGAGAGCAAGGCGCATGCACGCGTTTCCGAGCTGTCCGGCGGCATGAAGCGGCGCCTGACACTGGCGCGTGCGCTGATCAACGACCCGCAGCTGCTTGTCATGGATGAGCCGACGACGGGCCTTGATCCGCATGCGCGCCACTTGATCTGGGAGCGCCTGCGGGCACTTCTGGCGCGCGGCAAGACAATTATCTTGACCACCCACTTCATGGAAGAAGCTGAGCGTTTGTGCGATCGCCTGTGCGTCATCGAGAAGGGACGCATCATCGCCGAGGGCCGCCCGCATGCGCTTGTCGACGAGCAGATCGGCTGCCAGGTGATCGAAATATACGGCGGCAATCCGCATGAACTGCATTCAGCGATCCGGCCATATGCGCAACGGTTCGAGGTGAGCGGCGAGACGCTCTTTTGTTACGCGTCCGATCCGGAGCCGGTCTTGGCGCAACTGCGCGGGCGAACGGGCCTGCGTCTTTTGCAGCGGCCACCGAATCTGGAGGATGTTTTTTTGCGGCTGACCGGGCGCGAGATGGAGAAATGA
- a CDS encoding ABC transporter permease, with product MGEGYATTLPANAWNWIAVWRRNYLAWKKVALASILGNLADPMIYLFGLGYGLGIMVGRVDGAPYIAFLTGGMVAASSMTSATFETIYAAFARMQSHRWEAILYTQLTLGDVILGELAWAATKAFLAGTGILIVATMLGYAAWTSIPCVLPVIALTGFAFASVAMVVVALAPSYDYFIFYQTLVLTPMLFLCGAVFPVAQLPGGFQEMAQLLPLAHAIDLIRPAMLGRPAESVGLHVGALCLYAALPFFLSATLLRRRLMP from the coding sequence ATGGGTGAAGGTTATGCGACAACGCTGCCGGCTAACGCTTGGAACTGGATTGCGGTTTGGCGCCGCAACTATCTGGCATGGAAGAAGGTTGCGCTTGCGTCGATACTCGGGAATCTCGCCGATCCCATGATCTACCTGTTCGGTCTCGGTTACGGCCTCGGCATAATGGTCGGTCGCGTGGACGGGGCTCCATATATCGCGTTTCTGACGGGCGGCATGGTTGCGGCAAGTTCCATGACATCTGCTACCTTCGAAACGATTTATGCGGCTTTCGCTCGCATGCAATCTCACCGCTGGGAAGCAATCCTATACACACAACTGACGCTCGGCGATGTCATTCTCGGCGAATTGGCATGGGCGGCCACCAAGGCGTTTCTGGCCGGGACGGGAATTTTGATCGTCGCCACTATGCTCGGCTATGCGGCGTGGACGTCGATCCCCTGCGTGCTGCCGGTTATTGCGCTAACAGGGTTTGCATTCGCGAGCGTGGCCATGGTCGTCGTGGCACTCGCACCCAGTTACGACTATTTCATTTTCTACCAGACGCTCGTCCTCACGCCGATGTTGTTCCTCTGCGGCGCGGTCTTTCCGGTCGCGCAACTGCCGGGCGGATTTCAGGAAATGGCGCAGTTGCTGCCGCTCGCACATGCGATCGACCTCATTCGTCCAGCAATGCTCGGCCGGCCGGCGGAAAGCGTCGGCCTGCATGTCGGTGCGCTCTGCCTTTACGCGGCATTGCCGTTCTTCCTTTCGGCAACGCTTCTGCGGCGCCGTCTGATGCCCTGA
- a CDS encoding sulfotransferase, with translation MIHSLPSPEPFVILAMPRTGTHYLEALLNDHPNILSNGELLNSYDENWPDKDRLRHSDRELLELAYMRYPPAKKKVTHVGCKINEPQFYERPGFFDELARWQGLKVILLTRNTLESLRSLVQARQTGQWLKFSPDRNEPPSVSLSVNECEAYFKAADDFHARVKDAFDPSKLLMIEYQDLLLKPSACLAAVLAFLGAPAHRFSNRATIQRQETRSLARSLRNFVELRRHFAGGPYAKFFELDDASAPQG, from the coding sequence ATGATCCATTCCCTACCGTCGCCGGAGCCATTTGTAATCCTTGCGATGCCGCGAACTGGGACGCACTATCTCGAAGCGTTGCTGAACGATCATCCAAATATCTTGAGCAACGGTGAGTTGCTCAACAGCTATGATGAAAATTGGCCCGATAAGGATCGCCTGAGGCACAGCGATCGCGAGCTTCTCGAGCTCGCCTACATGCGCTATCCACCAGCCAAGAAGAAGGTGACGCATGTCGGCTGTAAAATTAACGAGCCTCAATTTTATGAGCGTCCAGGCTTTTTCGACGAATTGGCTCGCTGGCAAGGCCTCAAAGTCATTTTGCTTACTCGCAATACATTGGAATCCCTACGATCGCTGGTGCAGGCAAGGCAAACGGGTCAGTGGCTGAAATTCAGCCCGGACCGTAATGAGCCCCCAAGTGTCTCGCTGTCAGTGAACGAATGCGAAGCCTATTTCAAAGCTGCCGACGATTTCCATGCGCGGGTCAAGGATGCGTTTGATCCGAGCAAACTGCTGATGATCGAATACCAGGATCTTCTTCTTAAACCGAGCGCATGCCTGGCAGCCGTTTTGGCCTTCCTGGGAGCTCCCGCGCATCGGTTTTCCAATCGCGCCACCATTCAACGGCAGGAAACACGCTCGCTCGCTCGCTCGCTGCGGAATTTTGTAGAGCTACGGCGGCACTTTGCAGGCGGCCCCTACGCGAAGTTCTTCGAGCTTGACGACGCATCGGCTCCGCAAGGATAA
- the cysD gene encoding sulfate adenylyltransferase subunit CysD: MSFDNLRYLESEAIHIIREVAATFSNPVVLYSIGKDSSVLLHLAMKAFFPGKPPFPFLHVDTRWKFREMIDFRDRMMREMDLKLIVHVNQDGIDQGISPFRDGSNVHTHMMKTMALRQALDKFSFDAALAGARRDEEKSRAKERIFSIRNAQHAWDPKRQRPEMWRTYNTRVSAGETMRVFPLSNWTELDVWEYIQKENIPVVPLYFAAPRPVVQRGAAMIMVDDERMPLEPDETVTQRMIRFRTLGCYPLTGAIESSAETVPEILREIVEARTSERQSRLIDFDEAGAMEKKKREGYF, from the coding sequence ATGTCTTTCGACAATCTGCGATACCTCGAATCCGAAGCCATCCATATCATTCGGGAGGTCGCTGCGACCTTTTCCAATCCGGTAGTGCTCTATTCCATCGGAAAGGACTCCTCCGTTTTATTGCATCTCGCAATGAAGGCGTTCTTCCCGGGAAAACCGCCCTTTCCCTTTCTTCATGTGGACACCCGGTGGAAGTTTCGGGAGATGATCGATTTCCGCGACCGCATGATGCGGGAAATGGACCTGAAATTGATTGTCCACGTCAATCAGGATGGCATCGATCAGGGTATCAGCCCGTTTCGAGACGGCTCCAACGTGCACACGCACATGATGAAGACCATGGCGCTGCGCCAGGCGTTGGACAAATTCAGTTTCGATGCTGCGCTCGCAGGCGCACGCCGCGACGAGGAAAAATCGCGAGCCAAAGAGCGGATCTTTTCCATTCGCAACGCACAGCATGCTTGGGATCCGAAACGCCAGCGTCCGGAGATGTGGAGAACCTACAATACGCGTGTCAGCGCAGGCGAAACGATGCGCGTCTTTCCGCTTTCCAACTGGACGGAACTCGACGTCTGGGAATACATCCAAAAGGAAAACATCCCGGTCGTGCCACTCTATTTCGCGGCGCCGCGGCCCGTCGTTCAGCGCGGTGCGGCGATGATCATGGTCGATGACGAGCGCATGCCGCTTGAGCCCGACGAAACGGTCACGCAGCGCATGATCCGTTTCCGTACGCTCGGCTGCTACCCTTTGACGGGCGCGATCGAATCCAGTGCGGAGACGGTGCCGGAAATCCTGCGCGAGATCGTGGAGGCACGCACCTCCGAAAGACAGAGCCGGCTGATCGATTTCGACGAGGCCGGCGCAATGGAGAAGAAGAAGCGGGAAGGGTACTTCTGA
- a CDS encoding DUF982 domain-containing protein has product MTRQWWDKTLMLETRQAGRAVAINSAERAADFLLNEWPAENTGEAYEDAKRAVLAAHEGRITAEEVREAIIKAAREDGVFVYGR; this is encoded by the coding sequence ATGACCAGACAATGGTGGGATAAAACTCTGATGCTGGAAACGAGACAGGCCGGCAGAGCGGTCGCGATCAACAGCGCCGAGCGCGCTGCCGATTTCCTGCTCAACGAATGGCCGGCAGAGAATACCGGCGAAGCCTATGAAGACGCCAAGAGAGCGGTTCTTGCAGCCCATGAGGGCAGAATAACTGCCGAAGAAGTGCGAGAGGCGATCATTAAGGCGGCCCGAGAGGATGGGGTCTTTGTGTACGGCCGGTGA